A DNA window from Onthophagus taurus isolate NC chromosome 1, IU_Otau_3.0, whole genome shotgun sequence contains the following coding sequences:
- the LOC111424201 gene encoding cyclin-dependent kinase 5 homolog isoform X3 yields the protein MYCSVDKSHSSSGTAPATQSKNVKDAVGLPTGVTMREKKSGALSRMQKLRKRLSHSFGRLSVSKEEQEDQQHGKLPYNGYSDEFLDRLEPNGNIPAGKGDIRYEWNNMGGHDRVKRQLSVSSDSKLLDDDIREETRVIMRPKKPPRPKSEVLLNQGGDHRRMKRFSAFGGDSPYGKSEAYIKLEQLGEGSYATVYKGYSTLKNQVVALKEIRLQEEEGAPFTAIREASLLKELKHANIVTLHDIVHTNETLTFVFEYVHTDLSQYLERHGRGLDPRNVKLFLFQLLRGLAYCHKRRVLHRDVKPQNLLISEMGELKLADFGLARAKSVPSHTYSHEVVTLWYRPPDVLLGSTEYSTSLDMWGVGCIFVEMIIGTAIFPGLRDTYDQLDKIFKVLGTPTEEDWPGVTRLPGYKAHKLGKYQPRKLGLYWPRLHDVVQGETMATALLQLDPQHRIGADQAMTHQYFSGLPKKLLELPDDVSIFSVEGVHLYPEHYSGIK from the exons CAGTGGGTTTACCAACTGGAGTAACGATGAGGGAAAAGAAGAGTGGGGCACTATCTCGAATgcaaaaattgagaaaaagacTGTCACATTCATTTGGACGTTTgt ctGTGTCCAAAGAAGAACAAGAGGACCAACAACACGGGAAACTTCCTTACAATGGATACAGTGATGAGTTCCTGGACAGATTGGAGCCGAATGGTAATATTCCAGCTGGTAAAGGTGATATTAGATATg aatggAATAACATGGGAGGACACGATAGGGTAAAACGTCAACTTTCCGTATCATCCGATAGTAAATTACTTGATGATGATATAAGGGAAGAAACGAGGGTGATTATGAGACCGAAGAAACCTCCCAGACCGAAATCGGAGGTTTTGCTTAATCAGGGAGGCGATCACCGTCGAATGAAAAGGTTTTCCGCTTTCGGGGGTGATTCGCCATATGGAAAATCAGAAGCGTACATCAAATTAGAACAATTAGGAGAAGGATCTTATGCGACCGTGTACAAAGGATATAGCAC tttaaaaaatcaagtggttgcattaaaagaaattagacTGCAGGAAGAAGAAGGAGCCCCATTTACCGCGATCAGAGAGGCTTCTTTATTAAAGGAGTTAAAACACGCCAACATAGTCACATTGCACGATATCGTACACACCAACGAAACATTAACATTTGTCTTCGAATATGTT CATACAGATTTATCACAGTACCTGGAACGACACGGGCGCGGACTGGATCCGCGTAACGTAAAACTATTTCTCTTCCAACTCCTAAGGGGATTGGCGTATTGTCACAAACGCAGGGTGCTACATAGGGACGTTAAACCACAGAATCTATTAATAAGCGAAATGGGCGAATTGAAGCTGGCCGATTTCGGTTTGGCTCGGGCGAAATCCGTTCCGAGTCATACTTATTCGCACGAAGTGGTTACTTTATGGTATCGACCGCCGGATGTTTTACTAGGAAGCACCGAGTACTCTACCTCTTTGGATATGTGGGGCGTTGGATGTATTTTTGTTGAGATGATTATAGGAACGGCAATTTTTCCAGGATTACGTGATACTTATGATCAactagataaaatatttaag gTGCTTGGAACTCCAACAGAAGAAGATTGGCCTGGAGTAACAAGATTACCAGGTTATAAAGCACATAAATTAGGTAAATACCAACCTCGTAAGTTAGGTTTGTACTGGCCAAGATTACACGACGTGGTTCAAGGTGAAACAATGGCCACAGCGTTATTACAACTCGATCCTCAGCATAGAATCGGTGCGGATCAAGCGATGACTCACCAATATTTTAGCGGATTACCAAAGAAGCTACTCGAGCTTCCCGAtg ATGTATCAATATTTAGTGTGGAAGGTGTCCATTTGTACCCAGAACACTACTCGGGCATCAAATGA
- the LOC111424201 gene encoding cyclin-dependent kinase 5 homolog isoform X4, with product MYCSVDKSHSSSGTAPATQSKNVKDVGLPTGVTMREKKSGALSRMQKLRKRLSHSFGRLSVSKEEQEDQQHGKLPYNGYSDEFLDRLEPNGNIPAGKGDIRYEWNNMGGHDRVKRQLSVSSDSKLLDDDIREETRVIMRPKKPPRPKSEVLLNQGGDHRRMKRFSAFGGDSPYGKSEAYIKLEQLGEGSYATVYKGYSTLKNQVVALKEIRLQEEEGAPFTAIREASLLKELKHANIVTLHDIVHTNETLTFVFEYVHTDLSQYLERHGRGLDPRNVKLFLFQLLRGLAYCHKRRVLHRDVKPQNLLISEMGELKLADFGLARAKSVPSHTYSHEVVTLWYRPPDVLLGSTEYSTSLDMWGVGCIFVEMIIGTAIFPGLRDTYDQLDKIFKVLGTPTEEDWPGVTRLPGYKAHKLGKYQPRKLGLYWPRLHDVVQGETMATALLQLDPQHRIGADQAMTHQYFSGLPKKLLELPDDVSIFSVEGVHLYPEHYSGIK from the exons TGGGTTTACCAACTGGAGTAACGATGAGGGAAAAGAAGAGTGGGGCACTATCTCGAATgcaaaaattgagaaaaagacTGTCACATTCATTTGGACGTTTgt ctGTGTCCAAAGAAGAACAAGAGGACCAACAACACGGGAAACTTCCTTACAATGGATACAGTGATGAGTTCCTGGACAGATTGGAGCCGAATGGTAATATTCCAGCTGGTAAAGGTGATATTAGATATg aatggAATAACATGGGAGGACACGATAGGGTAAAACGTCAACTTTCCGTATCATCCGATAGTAAATTACTTGATGATGATATAAGGGAAGAAACGAGGGTGATTATGAGACCGAAGAAACCTCCCAGACCGAAATCGGAGGTTTTGCTTAATCAGGGAGGCGATCACCGTCGAATGAAAAGGTTTTCCGCTTTCGGGGGTGATTCGCCATATGGAAAATCAGAAGCGTACATCAAATTAGAACAATTAGGAGAAGGATCTTATGCGACCGTGTACAAAGGATATAGCAC tttaaaaaatcaagtggttgcattaaaagaaattagacTGCAGGAAGAAGAAGGAGCCCCATTTACCGCGATCAGAGAGGCTTCTTTATTAAAGGAGTTAAAACACGCCAACATAGTCACATTGCACGATATCGTACACACCAACGAAACATTAACATTTGTCTTCGAATATGTT CATACAGATTTATCACAGTACCTGGAACGACACGGGCGCGGACTGGATCCGCGTAACGTAAAACTATTTCTCTTCCAACTCCTAAGGGGATTGGCGTATTGTCACAAACGCAGGGTGCTACATAGGGACGTTAAACCACAGAATCTATTAATAAGCGAAATGGGCGAATTGAAGCTGGCCGATTTCGGTTTGGCTCGGGCGAAATCCGTTCCGAGTCATACTTATTCGCACGAAGTGGTTACTTTATGGTATCGACCGCCGGATGTTTTACTAGGAAGCACCGAGTACTCTACCTCTTTGGATATGTGGGGCGTTGGATGTATTTTTGTTGAGATGATTATAGGAACGGCAATTTTTCCAGGATTACGTGATACTTATGATCAactagataaaatatttaag gTGCTTGGAACTCCAACAGAAGAAGATTGGCCTGGAGTAACAAGATTACCAGGTTATAAAGCACATAAATTAGGTAAATACCAACCTCGTAAGTTAGGTTTGTACTGGCCAAGATTACACGACGTGGTTCAAGGTGAAACAATGGCCACAGCGTTATTACAACTCGATCCTCAGCATAGAATCGGTGCGGATCAAGCGATGACTCACCAATATTTTAGCGGATTACCAAAGAAGCTACTCGAGCTTCCCGAtg ATGTATCAATATTTAGTGTGGAAGGTGTCCATTTGTACCCAGAACACTACTCGGGCATCAAATGA
- the LOC111424201 gene encoding cyclin-dependent kinase 5 homolog isoform X5 translates to MREKKSGALSRMQKLRKRLSHSFGRLSVSKEEQEDQQHGKLPYNGYSDEFLDRLEPNGNIPAGKGDIRYEWNNMGGHDRVKRQLSVSSDSKLLDDDIREETRVIMRPKKPPRPKSEVLLNQGGDHRRMKRFSAFGGDSPYGKSEAYIKLEQLGEGSYATVYKGYSTLKNQVVALKEIRLQEEEGAPFTAIREASLLKELKHANIVTLHDIVHTNETLTFVFEYVHTDLSQYLERHGRGLDPRNVKLFLFQLLRGLAYCHKRRVLHRDVKPQNLLISEMGELKLADFGLARAKSVPSHTYSHEVVTLWYRPPDVLLGSTEYSTSLDMWGVGCIFVEMIIGTAIFPGLRDTYDQLDKIFKVLGTPTEEDWPGVTRLPGYKAHKLGKYQPRKLGLYWPRLHDVVQGETMATALLQLDPQHRIGADQAMTHQYFSGLPKKLLELPDDVSIFSVEGVHLYPEHYSGIK, encoded by the exons ATGAGGGAAAAGAAGAGTGGGGCACTATCTCGAATgcaaaaattgagaaaaagacTGTCACATTCATTTGGACGTTTgt ctGTGTCCAAAGAAGAACAAGAGGACCAACAACACGGGAAACTTCCTTACAATGGATACAGTGATGAGTTCCTGGACAGATTGGAGCCGAATGGTAATATTCCAGCTGGTAAAGGTGATATTAGATATg aatggAATAACATGGGAGGACACGATAGGGTAAAACGTCAACTTTCCGTATCATCCGATAGTAAATTACTTGATGATGATATAAGGGAAGAAACGAGGGTGATTATGAGACCGAAGAAACCTCCCAGACCGAAATCGGAGGTTTTGCTTAATCAGGGAGGCGATCACCGTCGAATGAAAAGGTTTTCCGCTTTCGGGGGTGATTCGCCATATGGAAAATCAGAAGCGTACATCAAATTAGAACAATTAGGAGAAGGATCTTATGCGACCGTGTACAAAGGATATAGCAC tttaaaaaatcaagtggttgcattaaaagaaattagacTGCAGGAAGAAGAAGGAGCCCCATTTACCGCGATCAGAGAGGCTTCTTTATTAAAGGAGTTAAAACACGCCAACATAGTCACATTGCACGATATCGTACACACCAACGAAACATTAACATTTGTCTTCGAATATGTT CATACAGATTTATCACAGTACCTGGAACGACACGGGCGCGGACTGGATCCGCGTAACGTAAAACTATTTCTCTTCCAACTCCTAAGGGGATTGGCGTATTGTCACAAACGCAGGGTGCTACATAGGGACGTTAAACCACAGAATCTATTAATAAGCGAAATGGGCGAATTGAAGCTGGCCGATTTCGGTTTGGCTCGGGCGAAATCCGTTCCGAGTCATACTTATTCGCACGAAGTGGTTACTTTATGGTATCGACCGCCGGATGTTTTACTAGGAAGCACCGAGTACTCTACCTCTTTGGATATGTGGGGCGTTGGATGTATTTTTGTTGAGATGATTATAGGAACGGCAATTTTTCCAGGATTACGTGATACTTATGATCAactagataaaatatttaag gTGCTTGGAACTCCAACAGAAGAAGATTGGCCTGGAGTAACAAGATTACCAGGTTATAAAGCACATAAATTAGGTAAATACCAACCTCGTAAGTTAGGTTTGTACTGGCCAAGATTACACGACGTGGTTCAAGGTGAAACAATGGCCACAGCGTTATTACAACTCGATCCTCAGCATAGAATCGGTGCGGATCAAGCGATGACTCACCAATATTTTAGCGGATTACCAAAGAAGCTACTCGAGCTTCCCGAtg ATGTATCAATATTTAGTGTGGAAGGTGTCCATTTGTACCCAGAACACTACTCGGGCATCAAATGA
- the LOC111414843 gene encoding puromycin-sensitive aminopeptidase, translating into MFYRVVVGEGVKGGLRRTVRYLESRCCRTRNSTVLPLLGPPIAASSPPSVCYSSRAPPPRPPSLPLLLQCETKAYRVRTNSSTSTLSATSSSKRAANIVPERKPSDNNSQVRMPESKPFQRLPDTVRPVHYSLTLKPDLKTFAFDGRLAIEIEVVKPTNKIVLNALDLIIKESTVENIKDEKLIAIEKVNLSSEDETAEFCLTETLAPASYRMHITFEGEINDKMKGLYRSKYINEKGEDCYAAVTQFESTDARRCFPCWDEPALKATFDISLIVPPKLEALSNMPIKTTSNVGDLVKYDFERTPIMSTYLVATVVGEYDYVEGKSSDGVLVRVYTPRGKKEQGLFALEVATKVLPYYKDYFSIAYPLPKIDLIAIADFSAGAMENWGLVTYRETCLLVDPQNTSAMRKQWIALVVGHELAHQWFGNLVTMEWWTHLWLNEGYASFVEFLCVNHLFPEYDIWTQFVNDIYSRALELDGLKNSHPIEVPVGHPSEIDEIFDDISYNKGASVIRMLHHYIGDEDFRKGMNLYLTRHQYKNTFTEDLWAALEEASKKPVGAVMSTWTKQMGFPVIQVTSTPKPDGKGVTLNLTQRKFCSDGSPPKEEYMWIIPISVSTSKNPGKEVANTVLKAKEGTIELNDVTENDWVKLNPSTIGCYRTQYPPEMLEKLVPAIKNRSLPPLDRLGLLDDLFAMVQAGHTGTVEVLKLMTAFEEEVDYTVWSSISNVLTKLGVLLSHTNSEKQFNEYKKKLLSKVFLRLGWDSIEGETHLDTLLRGLILGRLAWLDDENFINDAKVRFAKHIGEGPKLPADLRSACYKAVLRAGGQETFDTLLQLYRSSDLHEEKDRISRALGATKDAALLQKVLNFAMSDEVRSQDTVFVIMSVAMTKVGRELAWTFFKDNWKRLIDIYQGGFLLARLVKFTTENFASEEMAVEVEQFFRDHKSPGTERTVQQAVETIRLNAAWLARDKDAITAYLNENFK; encoded by the exons atgttttacaggGTGGTGGTCGGTGAAGGGGTCAAAGGGGGCCTGAGACGAACGGTACGGTACCTGGAAAGCCGTTGCTGTCGTACGCGAAACTCGACCGTTTTACCGTTACTCGGTCCTCCTATAGCGGCGTCGTCGCCGCCGTCGGTTTGTTATTCGTCGCGTGCGCCGCCGCCGCGGCCGCCGTCGCTGCCGTTGTTGTTGCAGTGCGAGACGAAAGCGTATCGAGTGCGGACCAATTCATCGACAAGCACGTTGAGTGCCACGAGTAGTAGTAAAAGAGCCGCGAATATTGTGCCCGAACGGAAACCCTCAGACAACAACAGCCAGGTCAGGATGCCCGAGTCGAAACCGTTCCAAAGATTACCGGACACCGTCAGGCCCGTTCATTACAGTCTGACCCTCAAGCCGGATTTGAAAACGTTCGCCTTCGATGGGAGGCTCGCCATCGAAATCGAG GTTGTAAAACCAACAAATAAAATCGTACTTAACGCCttagatttaataataaaagaatcaaCGGTAGAAAATATCAAAGATGAGAAATTAATCGCaattgaaaaagttaatttatcgTCGGAAGATGAAACGGCCGAATTTTGCCTAACAGAAACCCTCGCCCCCGCTTCATATAGAATGCACATCACCTTCGAGGGCGAAATCAACGATAAAATGAAGGGTCTCTATCGAAGCAAGTACATTAACGAAAAGGGGGAGGATTGTTACGCGGCCGTAACACAATTTGAATCGACTGACGCGAGAAGGTGTTTTCCCTGTTGGGACGAACCCGCTTTAAAGGCGACATTTGACATTAGCTTGATTGTTCCGCCGAAATTGGAGGCGTTATCGAACATGCCGATTAAAACGACGAGCAATGTTGGCGATTTGGTAAAATACGATTTTGAAAGGACCCCGATTATGTCTACTTATTTGGTAGCTACAGTTGTTGGGGAATATGATTACGTTGAAGGAAAATCGTCGGATGGGGTTTTGGTTAGGGTTTATACACCTAGGGGGAAAAAAGAACAGGGTTTATTCGCTTTGGAAGTCGCTACGAAAGTGTTACCTTattataaagattattttagtATCGCTTATCCATTACCCAAGATTGATTTGATTGCTATTGCTGATTTTAGTGCTGGAGCTATGGAAAATTGGGGATTAGTTACATACAG agaaACATGTCTTTTGGTCGATCCCCAAAATACCTCGGCAATGCGAAAACAATGGATAGCTTTAGTAGTGGGTCACGAATTAGCTCATCAGTGGTTCGGAAACTTGGTAACAATGGAATGGTGGACTCATCTTTGGCTAAACGAAGGTTACGCTTCATTCGTTGAGTTTCTCTGTGTAAACCATCTTTTCCCCGAATACGACATCTGGACGCAATTTGTCAACGACATCTATAGTAGAGCTTTAGAATTGGACGGGTTGAAAAATTCGCATCCCATTGAAGTTCCAGTTGGTCATCCATCGGAAATCGACGAAATCTTCGACGATATTAGCTACAATAAAGGTGCCTCGGTTATCAGAATGTTACATCATTACATTGGCGATGAAGATTTTCGTAAAGGAATGAACCTGTATTTGACTAGACATCAATACAAAAATACTTTCACGGAGGATTTATGGGCGGCTCTTGAAGAAGCTAGTAAGAAACCGGTTGGAGCTGTTATGTCAACTTGGACAAAACAAATGGGTTTTCCGGTAATTCAAGTTACATCAACGCCAAAACCGGATGGAAAAGGagttacattaaatttaactcaaagaaaattttgctCAGACGGTAGCCCACCTAAAGAAGAATACATGTGGATAATCCCTATTTCCGTTTCAACATCTAAAAATCCGGGTAAAGAAGTTGCGAATACCGTTTTGAAAGCAAAAGAGGGAACGATCGAACTGAACGACGTCACAGAAAACGATTGGGTTAAATTAAATCCAAGCACTATTGGTTGTTATCGTACTCAATATCCACCAGAAAtgcttgaaaaattagttCCAGCAATCAAAAATAGATCTTTACCACCTTTAGATCGTTTGGGTCTTTTAGACGATTTGTTCGCTATGGTTCAAGCAGGACATACAGGAACGGTTGAGGTACTTAAATTAATGACTGCTTTTGAAGAAGAAGTTGATTATACCGTTTGGTCATCTATAAGTAATGTACTTACTAAGTTAGGTGTTTTATTATCCCATACTAATTctgaaaaacaatttaatgag tacaaaaagaaattacttTCAAAAGTCTTTTTAAGACTTGGCTGGGATTCAATAGAAGGCGAAACCCATCTGGATACTTTATTAAGAGGTTTAATTTTGGGTAGATTAGCATGGCTCGATGATGAAAACTTCATAAACGACGCAAAAGTGCGATTTGCAAAACATATAGGTGAAGGACCAAAATTACCAGCCGATTTACGCAGCGCCTGTTACAAAGCGGTTTTAAGAGCGGGTGGACAAGAAACTTTCGATACTTTGTTACAACTGTATCGTTCGTCCGATTTGCACGAAGAAAAAGATCGTATAAGTCGAGCTTTGGGTGCCACAAAAGACGCTGctttattacaaaaagttttaaacttcGCAATGTCGGATGAGGTACGTTCTCAAGATACAGTTTTCGTTATTATGTCGGTTGCTATGACTAAAGTTGGAAGAGAACTCGCTTGGACATTCTTTAAGGATAATTGGAAAAGATTAATTGATATTTATCAAGGTGGATTTTTATTAGCAAGATTGGTTAAGTTTACAACCGAAAATTTTGCTAGTGAAGAAATGGCGGTGGAAGTTGAACAATTTTTCCGCGACCATAAATCGCCTGGAACTGAAAGAACAGTACAACAAGCCGTCGAAACTATACGATTAAACGCAGCGTGGTTAGCTCGCGATAAAGACGCGATTACCGCATACCTCAATGAGAACTTTAAGTAA